One stretch of Halapricum desulfuricans DNA includes these proteins:
- a CDS encoding PIN domain-containing protein → MTVVLDTNALMMPVECDIRVFEELQRLLGTVDSIVPEQVLAELDSLSDGASEAATAASVGLDLAERCRVVEAEPDYADDAVLAVAGRDGVEYALTNDKPLRERLLAAGVPVISLRGEHKLAITHP, encoded by the coding sequence ATGACGGTCGTCCTCGACACCAACGCGCTGATGATGCCCGTCGAATGCGATATCCGCGTGTTCGAGGAACTCCAGCGACTGCTCGGAACTGTCGACTCGATCGTTCCCGAGCAGGTGCTCGCGGAACTCGACTCGCTGTCCGACGGCGCGAGCGAGGCGGCGACGGCCGCGAGCGTCGGCCTCGATCTGGCCGAGCGCTGTCGGGTCGTCGAGGCCGAACCGGACTACGCCGACGACGCCGTGCTGGCGGTCGCAGGGCGCGACGGTGTCGAGTACGCACTGACGAACGACAAACCACTTCGGGAACGTCTGCTCGCGGCGGGCGTTCCGGTAATTAGTTTACGCGGCGAGCACAAACTCGCTATCACTCACCCATAA
- a CDS encoding thiamine pyrophosphate-dependent enzyme codes for MSAFSAIGADSETDDEAFTPGIEPQPTWCPGCGDFGVLNALKKAMPEVGRNPDEVAVFTGIGCSGKLNSYFESYGFHTIHGRSLPVARATKLANPGIEVIAAGGDGDGYGIGGNHFIHTARENHDMTYIVFNNEIFGLTKGQTSPTSPKGHKSKTQPSGSAKDPLRPLSLSLSAGASYIARTAAVNPNQAAEILAEAIQHDGFAHVDFLTQCPTWNKDAKQYVPYTDIQESDEYGHDINDRAEAAQAMYDAESKLHEGEILTGRFYVDDERPSYTAEKQAIGEMPEQPLAERYFDEDAEWDRSYELLEKHK; via the coding sequence ATGAGTGCATTCAGCGCAATCGGAGCGGACAGCGAGACAGACGACGAAGCGTTCACGCCGGGAATCGAGCCCCAGCCCACGTGGTGTCCGGGCTGTGGCGACTTCGGCGTGCTCAACGCACTGAAAAAGGCGATGCCGGAAGTCGGCCGCAATCCCGACGAGGTGGCCGTGTTCACCGGGATCGGCTGTTCCGGCAAACTGAACAGCTACTTCGAGAGCTACGGCTTCCACACGATCCACGGCCGTTCGCTGCCGGTCGCACGTGCGACCAAGCTCGCCAACCCCGGCATCGAAGTGATCGCCGCCGGCGGCGACGGCGACGGCTACGGGATCGGGGGCAACCACTTCATCCACACGGCCCGCGAGAACCACGACATGACCTATATCGTGTTCAACAACGAGATCTTCGGGCTGACGAAGGGCCAGACCTCCCCGACCTCGCCGAAGGGCCACAAGTCCAAGACCCAGCCCTCGGGCAGCGCGAAGGACCCGCTCCGGCCGCTCAGCCTCTCGCTTTCGGCCGGCGCGTCCTACATCGCTCGCACGGCTGCGGTCAACCCCAATCAGGCCGCGGAGATCCTCGCGGAAGCCATCCAGCACGACGGGTTCGCACACGTCGACTTCCTGACCCAGTGTCCGACCTGGAACAAGGACGCCAAGCAGTACGTCCCCTACACGGACATCCAGGAGTCCGACGAGTACGGCCACGACATCAACGACCGCGCCGAGGCCGCTCAGGCCATGTACGACGCCGAGTCGAAACTCCACGAGGGCGAGATCCTCACCGGTCGCTTCTACGTCGACGACGAGCGCCCCTCCTACACCGCAGAAAAGCAGGCGATCGGCGAGATGCCCGAACAGCCCCTTGCCGAGCGGTACTTCGACGAGGACGCCGAGTGGGACCGATCCTACGAACTCCTCGAAAAGCACAAATAA
- a CDS encoding DHH family phosphoesterase, whose amino-acid sequence MRARLVAGSGTLAYELLTRLSEGDRPVVAVSDEAEWLEAVTENVPGAIVRHGDPTEPETFEAIEVEIESVLAFADDPSRTAGIVRATADTFPDALRIAYLGTGDADARAAIERDADRVVDPATATKAAITDRLSEAGSRFRNLRRVFAGIESPLSIVMHDNPDPDAIASALALARLANLAGLSAELCYYGSIAHQENRAFVNLLDIELTNLEAGDDLSAFGGFALVDHSRPGVNDQLPVETPVDVVIDHHPPREPVEAAHVDLRSDVGATSTLLVEYLQQSAIEIDETVATALLFGIRVDTDEFRREVCRADFEAAAALLPAANLGTLQRIENPSMSPETVETIGRAIRNRVRHGPVVITGVDDIQDRDALAQAADRLLNIEDVTTTLVYGIANGTIHVSARTRGADLDIGEALRDAFGAIGSAGGHADMAGAQIETGSFEAAGFEADERPLVEIVDEIVTDRFLDVLEARWNRPIRTGAGEQYHVEGEDDGRDVFVLPPETESIDD is encoded by the coding sequence ATGCGCGCGCGGCTGGTGGCTGGATCCGGGACACTCGCCTACGAACTCCTCACGCGGCTGAGCGAGGGAGATCGACCGGTCGTCGCCGTCAGCGACGAGGCGGAGTGGCTGGAGGCGGTCACCGAGAACGTCCCAGGGGCGATCGTTCGTCACGGCGATCCGACCGAGCCAGAGACGTTCGAGGCGATCGAGGTCGAGATCGAGAGCGTCCTCGCGTTCGCGGACGATCCCTCGAGGACGGCCGGAATCGTACGCGCGACCGCGGATACCTTTCCAGACGCGTTACGGATCGCGTATCTCGGAACGGGGGACGCGGACGCGCGAGCGGCGATCGAGCGGGACGCCGATCGGGTCGTCGACCCGGCGACAGCCACGAAAGCGGCGATCACGGATCGGCTGAGCGAGGCCGGGAGTCGCTTTCGAAACTTGCGGCGCGTGTTCGCCGGGATCGAGAGCCCGCTTTCGATTGTCATGCACGACAATCCCGACCCGGACGCGATCGCGAGCGCGCTCGCCCTCGCGCGGCTCGCGAACCTGGCCGGGCTCTCGGCGGAGCTGTGTTACTACGGGTCGATCGCCCACCAGGAAAATCGGGCGTTCGTCAACCTGCTCGATATCGAGCTGACCAACCTCGAGGCCGGCGACGACCTCTCGGCGTTCGGCGGGTTCGCACTGGTCGATCACTCCCGACCGGGCGTCAACGACCAGTTACCGGTCGAGACGCCAGTCGACGTCGTGATCGATCACCATCCACCCCGGGAGCCGGTCGAGGCGGCGCACGTCGACCTGCGAAGCGACGTCGGTGCGACGAGCACGCTTCTCGTCGAGTACCTCCAACAGTCGGCGATCGAAATCGACGAGACAGTCGCGACGGCACTGCTGTTCGGGATCAGGGTCGATACCGACGAGTTCCGGCGCGAAGTGTGTCGGGCCGACTTCGAAGCGGCCGCGGCCCTGCTCCCGGCGGCGAATCTGGGGACGCTCCAGCGCATCGAGAATCCGAGCATGTCGCCGGAGACCGTCGAGACGATCGGTCGCGCGATCCGCAACCGGGTCCGTCACGGGCCAGTCGTGATCACCGGTGTCGACGATATTCAGGACCGCGACGCGCTGGCCCAGGCCGCCGATCGACTCCTGAACATCGAAGACGTGACCACGACGCTCGTCTACGGGATCGCGAACGGGACGATCCACGTCTCGGCACGAACGCGCGGTGCCGACCTGGATATCGGCGAAGCGCTGCGGGACGCGTTCGGGGCTATCGGCAGTGCGGGCGGCCACGCCGACATGGCCGGCGCACAGATCGAGACCGGGAGCTTCGAGGCGGCGGGCTTCGAAGCCGACGAACGACCGCTCGTCGAGATCGTCGACGAAATCGTCACGGACCGGTTTCTCGACGTGCTGGAGGCACGCTGGAACAGGCCGATCCGGACCGGGGCCGGCGAGCAGTATCACGTGGAGGGCGAGGACGACGGGCGTGACGTGTTCGTCCTCCCGCCCGAGACCGAGTCGATCGACGACTGA
- a CDS encoding DUF7473 family protein — translation MRVLVSNAVAASALTELSSTVASASPVDASVLQASPGRGLVALLAAFVVATLFYAVTLHLAATFFLGTVPTQKAATVAPAPALVSVLLGRYGLERVAFISQELGVLIVVVTTLSADAFVISRVYDLDAVPTAILTLLHFAFAAVLGIALANLFGLS, via the coding sequence ATGCGGGTACTCGTGTCGAACGCAGTCGCCGCGTCCGCGCTGACGGAACTGTCGAGTACAGTCGCCTCGGCCTCGCCGGTGGATGCGTCCGTTCTCCAGGCGTCTCCCGGTCGCGGTCTCGTCGCCCTGCTTGCGGCGTTCGTGGTGGCAACGCTGTTCTACGCCGTCACGTTACATCTCGCGGCGACGTTTTTCCTCGGGACGGTACCGACACAGAAAGCTGCGACCGTCGCTCCCGCCCCGGCGCTCGTCTCGGTGTTGCTCGGCCGGTACGGTCTCGAACGCGTGGCGTTCATCAGTCAGGAGCTCGGCGTGCTGATAGTCGTCGTCACGACGCTGTCGGCCGACGCATTTGTGATCAGTCGCGTCTACGATCTCGACGCGGTTCCGACGGCGATTCTGACGCTGCTTCACTTCGCGTTCGCCGCCGTGCTGGGGATCGCACTGGCGAACCTGTTCGGGCTCTCGTAG
- a CDS encoding translation initiation factor IF-2 subunit gamma yields MTSNNQPEVNIGLVGHVDHGKTTLVEALSGEWTDQHSEEMKRGISIRLGYADATFRKCPECDDQSAYTVAEECDEHGVETEHLRTVSFVDAPGHETLMATMLSGAAIMDGAVLVISATEDVPQAQTEEHLMALDIIGIENIVIAQNKIDLVDTEQARENYEQIREFVEGTVAEGAPIVPISAQAGANVDLLIETVEEHIPTPERDPDADPEMLVARSFDINRPGTTWESLLGGVLGGSLAQGRLEPDDEIELRPGREVEEGGQSEWEPVTTTIRSLQAGGQSVEEATPGGLLGVGTGLDPSLTKGDGLAGQIAGPPGTLPPVHQQFTMDVQLLDRIVGDEADEVDPISTNEPLMLTVGTATTVGTVTSARDQEAEVALKRPVCAREGAKIAINRRVGTRWRLIGIGTLRE; encoded by the coding sequence ATGACATCGAACAATCAACCGGAGGTGAACATCGGACTCGTCGGCCACGTCGACCACGGGAAGACGACCCTGGTCGAGGCCCTCTCAGGAGAGTGGACGGACCAGCACTCCGAGGAGATGAAACGCGGCATCTCCATTCGACTTGGCTACGCCGACGCGACGTTCCGGAAGTGCCCCGAATGTGACGACCAGTCGGCCTACACGGTCGCCGAGGAATGTGACGAACACGGCGTCGAAACAGAGCATCTACGGACGGTGTCGTTCGTCGACGCGCCGGGCCACGAGACGCTGATGGCGACGATGCTGTCGGGCGCGGCGATCATGGACGGCGCGGTCCTGGTCATCTCCGCGACCGAGGACGTCCCGCAGGCCCAGACCGAGGAGCACCTGATGGCGCTTGACATCATCGGGATCGAGAACATCGTCATCGCCCAGAACAAGATCGACCTCGTCGACACCGAACAGGCGCGCGAGAACTACGAGCAGATCCGGGAGTTCGTCGAGGGGACCGTCGCGGAGGGCGCGCCGATCGTCCCGATCAGCGCACAGGCCGGCGCGAACGTCGACCTGCTGATCGAGACCGTCGAGGAACACATTCCGACCCCGGAACGCGATCCCGACGCCGACCCCGAGATGCTGGTCGCGCGGAGTTTCGACATCAACCGGCCGGGGACGACCTGGGAATCGCTTCTGGGCGGCGTGCTTGGCGGCAGTCTCGCACAGGGACGGCTCGAGCCCGACGACGAGATCGAGCTCCGTCCCGGCCGCGAGGTCGAGGAAGGCGGCCAGAGCGAGTGGGAGCCGGTCACGACGACGATCCGATCGCTGCAGGCCGGCGGCCAGAGCGTCGAGGAGGCGACGCCCGGCGGCCTGCTCGGCGTCGGTACCGGTCTCGATCCGTCGCTGACGAAAGGCGACGGACTCGCCGGACAGATCGCCGGTCCGCCCGGGACGCTCCCGCCCGTCCACCAGCAGTTCACGATGGACGTCCAGTTGCTCGACCGGATCGTCGGCGACGAGGCCGACGAGGTCGACCCGATCTCGACGAACGAGCCGCTCATGTTGACCGTCGGGACGGCCACGACCGTCGGGACGGTCACCAGCGCCCGCGATCAGGAGGCCGAGGTCGCGCTCAAGCGGCCGGTCTGTGCCCGCGAGGGTGCCAAGATCGCGATCAACCGGCGCGTCGGCACGCGCTGGCGGCTGATCGGCATCGGAACCCTGCGGGAATGA
- the lrpA1 gene encoding HTH-type transcriptional regulator LrpA1, with protein MSAESTADRILAVLEEDAQASYAEIAERADVSKPTVRKYIDKLEEEGVIVGYSADVDPKKLSSQSIAMVGIDVESERYVEATRKLRDLPEVEALYTSSGDHMLMAEVRGRDGDELGDIIEESILSIEGVTAAHPSFLQERLK; from the coding sequence ATGAGCGCTGAGTCCACGGCGGATCGTATCCTCGCCGTCCTCGAGGAGGACGCCCAGGCGTCGTACGCGGAGATCGCCGAGCGGGCGGACGTATCGAAACCCACGGTCAGAAAGTACATCGACAAACTCGAAGAGGAAGGCGTCATCGTCGGCTACTCGGCTGACGTCGATCCGAAGAAGCTCTCGAGCCAGTCGATCGCGATGGTCGGCATCGACGTCGAGAGCGAACGTTACGTCGAGGCGACACGCAAGCTGCGAGACCTCCCGGAGGTCGAAGCACTGTACACCTCAAGCGGCGATCACATGCTGATGGCCGAAGTCCGAGGCCGGGACGGCGACGAGCTGGGTGACATAATCGAAGAGTCGATTCTGAGCATCGAGGGCGTGACGGCTGCCCATCCCTCGTTCCTGCAGGAACGTCTCAAGTAA
- the spt4 gene encoding transcription elongation factor subunit Spt4, with product MMADRLVCRECHRVQDSDISEEDACQACGSTSLTEDWAGYVVIAHPEKSEIASEMEVTEPGRYALKVR from the coding sequence CTGATGGCGGATCGGCTGGTCTGTCGGGAGTGCCATCGCGTGCAGGACTCGGACATCTCCGAGGAAGACGCCTGTCAGGCGTGCGGCTCGACCTCGCTGACCGAAGACTGGGCCGGCTACGTCGTCATCGCCCATCCGGAGAAGTCCGAGATCGCCAGCGAGATGGAAGTCACCGAGCCCGGGCGGTACGCACTGAAGGTCCGCTAG
- a CDS encoding GTP-dependent dephospho-CoA kinase family protein, producing MPGDVVLELPAALRSELKPPLGPVYTDADRLLDDATEPIVAVGDIVTYHLLDAGHTPAVALVDERTEREAVDREVKTAVVGDNGPTAFDVRRSVSNPAGTLTAELLSTLRRAVDAGESTLVVVDGEEDLAALPAILAVPDGASVVYGQPGEGMVLVTTGPEVRDHARSLLERMTGEYSRARSALALEL from the coding sequence GTGCCCGGGGACGTCGTGCTCGAGCTCCCGGCGGCGCTTCGGTCCGAACTGAAACCGCCGCTGGGCCCCGTCTACACCGACGCCGATCGATTGCTCGACGATGCGACCGAGCCGATCGTCGCGGTCGGCGACATCGTCACGTATCATCTGCTGGACGCCGGTCACACGCCGGCCGTCGCGCTCGTCGACGAGCGAACCGAACGGGAGGCCGTCGACCGGGAGGTCAAGACGGCGGTCGTCGGCGACAACGGGCCGACGGCGTTCGACGTTCGCCGTTCGGTGTCCAACCCCGCCGGAACGCTCACCGCCGAGTTGCTGTCGACGCTCCGGCGCGCGGTCGATGCCGGCGAGTCGACGCTCGTCGTCGTCGACGGCGAGGAGGACCTGGCGGCGCTGCCGGCGATTCTGGCCGTCCCGGACGGCGCGAGCGTCGTGTACGGCCAGCCCGGCGAGGGAATGGTACTCGTCACGACCGGCCCGGAGGTCCGCGATCACGCCCGCTCGCTGCTGGAACGGATGACAGGAGAGTACAGTCGCGCTCGGAGCGCGCTCGCGCTAGAATTGTAG
- a CDS encoding TATA-box-binding protein, translating into MVDPKETINIENVVASTGIGQELDLQSVAMDLEGADYDPEQFPGLVYRTQEPKSAALIFRSGKIVCTGAKSTDDVHESLRIVFDKLRDLEIQVDEDPEIVVQNIVTSADLGRNLNLNAIAIGLGLENIEYEPEQFPGLVYRLEDPDVVALLFGSGKLVITGGKEPKDAEEAVDKIVSRLEELGLLE; encoded by the coding sequence ATGGTTGACCCCAAGGAAACCATCAACATCGAAAACGTCGTTGCCTCGACGGGTATCGGTCAGGAACTCGACCTCCAGAGCGTGGCCATGGACCTCGAGGGGGCGGATTACGATCCCGAGCAGTTCCCGGGGCTCGTCTACCGAACGCAGGAACCCAAGTCCGCGGCGCTGATCTTCCGGTCCGGCAAGATCGTCTGTACCGGTGCGAAGAGTACGGACGACGTCCACGAGAGTCTGCGGATCGTCTTCGACAAGCTGCGCGATCTGGAGATCCAGGTCGACGAAGACCCCGAGATCGTCGTCCAGAACATCGTCACGTCGGCCGACCTCGGTCGGAACCTCAACCTCAACGCGATCGCGATCGGGCTGGGGCTTGAGAACATCGAATACGAGCCCGAGCAGTTCCCCGGTCTCGTCTACCGCCTCGAAGACCCTGACGTCGTCGCGCTGCTGTTCGGCTCCGGGAAGCTCGTCATCACCGGCGGCAAAGAACCCAAAGACGCCGAAGAAGCCGTCGACAAGATCGTCTCCCGGCTCGAAGAGCTCGGTCTGCTCGAGTAA
- a CDS encoding methyltransferase domain-containing protein, with protein sequence MYVLELAGQDDRFAAAEAATAASDVTPFAAGLATARGLEEGFETLSFTHRAAEAIGRTDASVESAVALLEAATVDRSGTVAVRARDVRSTTGIDTQAAERALGDVLVERGFAVDLDDPDHVLQALFAGRDEASAVGSDDDTGPEHPADPDAGVCALGWLAAETDRDFADRQPTDRPFFQPGSMDPALARALVNLAGGKPGATVLDPMCGTGGLLLEAGRVGATPIGGDVQAKMVRGTRENLRALLAGPWHLYRGDARRIPLADDSVDGVAFDAPYGRQSRIEGDLEGLVADALTEARRVADRGVVVGDRSWAAAAEAAGWTVEATFERRVHRSLVRHVAVLR encoded by the coding sequence GTGTACGTCCTCGAACTCGCGGGACAGGACGACAGGTTCGCCGCCGCCGAGGCAGCCACGGCAGCGAGCGACGTCACCCCGTTCGCCGCGGGGCTGGCCACGGCACGCGGACTCGAGGAGGGCTTCGAGACGCTTTCGTTCACCCATCGGGCTGCCGAAGCTATCGGCCGAACTGACGCCAGCGTCGAGAGCGCGGTCGCGCTGCTGGAGGCGGCAACCGTCGATCGGAGCGGGACTGTCGCGGTTCGCGCGCGAGACGTTCGATCGACGACCGGGATCGACACGCAGGCCGCCGAGCGCGCGCTCGGGGACGTGCTGGTCGAGCGCGGCTTCGCGGTCGATCTGGACGACCCAGATCACGTCCTGCAGGCGCTGTTCGCCGGCCGCGACGAGGCGAGCGCCGTCGGATCGGACGACGATACTGGTCCCGAGCACCCGGCCGATCCGGACGCCGGCGTCTGCGCGCTGGGGTGGCTCGCCGCCGAGACCGATCGCGACTTCGCCGACCGCCAGCCGACCGACCGACCGTTCTTCCAGCCCGGCAGCATGGACCCGGCGCTCGCCCGCGCGCTCGTCAACCTCGCCGGCGGGAAGCCGGGCGCGACGGTCCTCGACCCGATGTGCGGGACCGGGGGACTTCTGCTCGAGGCAGGACGCGTCGGGGCGACGCCGATCGGCGGCGACGTGCAGGCGAAGATGGTCCGCGGAACCAGAGAGAACCTGCGGGCGCTGCTCGCGGGCCCGTGGCACCTCTATCGGGGTGACGCGAGGCGGATCCCGCTGGCCGACGACAGCGTCGACGGCGTGGCCTTCGACGCACCGTACGGTCGCCAGTCGAGGATCGAGGGTGATCTGGAGGGACTCGTCGCCGACGCGCTCACAGAGGCGCGCCGGGTCGCCGATCGCGGGGTCGTCGTCGGCGACCGGTCGTGGGCGGCGGCCGCCGAAGCCGCCGGCTGGACGGTCGAGGCGACGTTCGAGCGACGGGTTCACCGGTCGCTCGTCAGACACGTGGCAGTGCTTCGGTAG
- a CDS encoding DNA-directed RNA polymerase, translating into MYKRVRLRDTVEVPPEYLADVSPELVKKLLQDKLEGRMDEDVGSVVSVIEVHDIGEGSVLPNQPGVYYEAEFDALTFDPQMQEIVDGEVVEVVNFGAFVGIGPVDGLLHVSQISDEYLAYDEEGQMLASRDSNRTLGVGDAVRARIVTKSIDERNPRDSKIGLTAKQVGLGKHGWLEEERKAREAQAGED; encoded by the coding sequence ATGTACAAACGTGTACGACTTCGCGACACGGTCGAGGTGCCCCCGGAATACCTCGCGGACGTGTCCCCGGAACTGGTCAAGAAGCTACTGCAAGACAAACTCGAGGGCCGCATGGACGAGGACGTCGGCTCGGTCGTCTCGGTCATCGAGGTCCACGACATCGGCGAGGGGTCGGTGCTGCCCAACCAGCCCGGCGTCTACTACGAGGCCGAGTTCGACGCGCTGACCTTCGATCCCCAGATGCAGGAGATCGTCGACGGCGAGGTCGTCGAGGTCGTCAACTTCGGCGCGTTCGTCGGGATCGGCCCCGTCGACGGCCTGCTGCACGTCTCCCAGATCTCCGACGAATACCTGGCCTACGACGAGGAGGGGCAGATGCTGGCTTCCCGCGACTCGAACCGGACGCTGGGGGTCGGCGACGCGGTCCGTGCGCGGATCGTCACGAAGTCGATCGACGAGCGCAACCCCCGGGACAGCAAGATCGGACTGACGGCAAAGCAGGTCGGACTGGGCAAGCACGGCTGGCTCGAAGAGGAACGGAAGGCACGCGAGGCCCAGGCAGGTGAGGACTGA
- a CDS encoding DUF502 domain-containing protein, which produces MSATWKRDFASGLIVLFPLLVTIFVLTWLYNQIRQVPLNVVDSDPLQVLLTIVVFILLVFAIGYLMRTAAGSLLEAGLDDIMNRLPGLRIIYNASKMAVETAVGGTDELQAPVKVETWNGMRMTAFKTGQQASDGRELLFLPTAPNITTGFVIEVEPDDYEELDESVEDALTRVLSAGFGEANDSEVSLNIPVEKADDRTDE; this is translated from the coding sequence ATGTCGGCAACGTGGAAACGAGATTTCGCCAGCGGACTGATCGTTCTGTTTCCGTTGCTGGTAACGATATTCGTCCTCACCTGGCTGTACAACCAGATACGACAGGTCCCCCTGAACGTCGTCGATTCGGATCCGCTGCAGGTGCTGTTGACGATCGTCGTGTTCATACTGCTTGTGTTTGCGATCGGGTATCTCATGCGGACCGCCGCCGGGTCGCTACTCGAAGCCGGACTGGACGACATAATGAACCGGCTGCCGGGGTTGCGCATCATCTACAACGCCTCGAAGATGGCCGTCGAGACGGCCGTCGGCGGAACGGACGAACTCCAGGCCCCGGTCAAGGTCGAGACCTGGAATGGGATGCGAATGACGGCGTTCAAAACCGGCCAGCAAGCATCTGACGGGCGTGAGCTCCTGTTTCTGCCGACCGCACCGAACATCACGACCGGGTTCGTCATCGAGGTCGAACCCGACGACTACGAAGAACTCGACGAGAGCGTCGAAGACGCGCTGACCCGCGTTCTCAGCGCCGGGTTCGGCGAGGCCAACGACAGCGAAGTCTCGCTCAATATCCCCGTTGAAAAGGCTGACGACCGAACGGACGAGTGA
- a CDS encoding 2-oxoacid:acceptor oxidoreductase subunit alpha, which translates to MPEPEDLIWRIAGGSGDGIDSTSQNFAKALMRSGLNVFTHRHYPSRIRGGHTYVEVRAGNGPVDSRGDGYNFLLTLGDSFARNPSEDAYYGNEEAKPLTENLDDLNEGGIVVYDEGLLDEEDVEAINLEERAEENGWHVYPVDLRGIAREHGRDVMRNTAGVGFTAALLDIDPAYFEEIISNGMSGEMKEANLKVLEDAYELGQGVEHAHDWTAPEGEGHDEDQVLLSGSDAISYGAIDEGCRFISGYPMTPWTDVFTIMSQNLPKFGGISEQVEDEIAAAALAIGASHAGVKAMSGSSGGGFALMSEPLGLAEMTETPLVLVEAMRAGPSTGMPTKPEQGDLEHILYTSQGDSTRVVFAPANVEECYTQTRKAFELAYEYQIPAIVAYDQKLQGELRNVPESFFDEEPNADPGSVLTEEEIAEAAHHASDKFKRFLHEPEDGSNVSPRSVPGQEGGRFLATGNEHNEVGHISEDPENRVIQMDRRMGKLDDIREELDATEQSHQTYHGPEDAEYGIVTWGSQQDTVFEAVDELNEMGHSVKAVGVSDLMPFPEAEMTEFLESVEHAVVAEMNASGQLRGHIQKELGKYGDKLSSLLKYNGNPFEPRDIVEGFETSNEDGELPHQRMTYVPAAGD; encoded by the coding sequence ATGCCAGAGCCAGAAGACCTCATTTGGCGAATCGCAGGCGGTTCCGGCGACGGGATCGACTCGACGAGCCAGAACTTCGCGAAGGCCCTGATGCGTTCGGGACTTAACGTATTCACACATCGACACTATCCGTCGCGGATCCGCGGTGGTCACACGTACGTCGAGGTACGTGCCGGCAACGGGCCGGTCGACTCGCGCGGCGACGGATACAACTTCCTCCTCACGCTCGGGGACAGCTTCGCTCGGAACCCGAGCGAGGACGCCTACTACGGCAACGAGGAGGCCAAGCCGCTGACGGAGAACCTCGACGACCTCAACGAGGGCGGCATCGTCGTCTACGACGAGGGGCTGCTCGACGAGGAAGACGTCGAGGCGATCAACCTCGAGGAGCGCGCCGAGGAGAACGGCTGGCACGTCTATCCCGTCGATCTTCGGGGCATCGCCCGCGAGCACGGTCGCGACGTGATGCGAAACACCGCCGGCGTCGGGTTCACGGCGGCGCTTTTGGACATCGATCCGGCGTACTTCGAGGAGATCATCTCCAACGGGATGTCCGGGGAGATGAAGGAGGCGAACCTCAAGGTCCTCGAAGACGCCTACGAGCTCGGCCAGGGAGTCGAGCACGCCCACGACTGGACCGCGCCGGAAGGCGAGGGCCACGACGAGGATCAGGTCCTGCTGTCGGGCAGTGACGCGATCTCCTACGGGGCGATCGACGAGGGCTGTCGGTTCATCTCGGGCTATCCGATGACCCCGTGGACCGACGTGTTCACGATCATGTCCCAGAACCTGCCGAAGTTCGGCGGAATCTCCGAGCAGGTCGAAGACGAGATCGCCGCCGCGGCGCTGGCGATCGGTGCCTCCCACGCCGGCGTGAAGGCCATGTCCGGCTCCTCGGGCGGTGGCTTCGCGCTGATGTCCGAGCCGCTCGGGCTCGCGGAGATGACCGAGACGCCGCTCGTGCTCGTCGAGGCGATGCGTGCCGGTCCCTCGACCGGGATGCCGACTAAGCCCGAGCAGGGCGACCTCGAGCACATCCTCTATACGAGCCAGGGCGATTCGACGCGGGTCGTGTTCGCACCGGCCAACGTCGAGGAGTGTTACACCCAGACCCGCAAGGCCTTCGAGCTGGCCTACGAGTACCAGATTCCGGCGATCGTCGCCTACGACCAGAAGCTCCAGGGCGAGCTTCGCAACGTCCCCGAGAGCTTCTTCGACGAGGAACCCAACGCCGACCCCGGCTCGGTACTGACCGAGGAGGAGATCGCCGAGGCCGCCCACCACGCGTCGGACAAGTTCAAGCGGTTCCTCCACGAGCCCGAGGACGGCTCGAACGTCAGTCCGCGCTCGGTGCCCGGCCAGGAGGGCGGACGCTTCCTCGCGACCGGCAACGAGCACAACGAGGTCGGCCACATCAGCGAGGACCCCGAGAACCGCGTGATTCAGATGGACCGCCGGATGGGCAAGCTTGACGACATCCGCGAGGAGCTTGACGCCACCGAGCAATCCCACCAGACCTACCACGGTCCGGAAGACGCCGAGTACGGCATCGTCACCTGGGGCAGCCAGCAGGACACGGTCTTCGAGGCCGTCGACGAACTCAACGAGATGGGACACTCGGTGAAGGCCGTCGGCGTCTCGGACCTGATGCCGTTCCCCGAAGCGGAGATGACGGAGTTCCTCGAGTCGGTCGAGCACGCCGTCGTGGCGGAGATGAACGCCAGCGGCCAGCTCCGCGGCCACATCCAGAAGGAGCTTGGCAAGTACGGCGACAAGCTCTCTAGCCTTCTGAAGTACAACGGCAACCCCTTCGAACCGCGCGACATCGTCGAGGGGTTCGAGACGAGCAATGAGGATGGGGAACTGCCCCACCAGCGAATGACCTACGTCCCCGCGGCAGGTGACTAA